From a region of the Fischerella sp. JS2 genome:
- the sufC gene encoding Fe-S cluster assembly ATPase SufC, whose protein sequence is MIIENSEVVLLVRDLTAEVDGTSILKGVNLEVRSGEIHAIMGPNGSGKSTFSKVLAGHPAYEVTGGEVIFQGQNLLEMEPEERARSGIFLAFQYPLEIPGVSNLDFLRVAYNSKRKAQGLEEIDAFDFDDLVEEKLEVVKMDSAFLNRSVNEGFSGGEKKRNEILQMALLEPKLAILDETDSGLDIDALKIVANGVNQLTSPENATIMITHYQRLLNYIVPDYVHVMAQGRIIKSGGKELALELESRGYDWLLDEFAAEVGV, encoded by the coding sequence ATGATTATTGAAAATAGCGAAGTTGTACTCTTAGTAAGAGACTTGACGGCTGAGGTTGATGGGACATCAATTCTCAAAGGTGTAAATCTGGAAGTACGTTCTGGCGAGATTCATGCGATTATGGGACCGAATGGTTCTGGTAAAAGTACCTTTTCTAAGGTGTTGGCTGGACATCCGGCGTATGAAGTGACTGGCGGTGAGGTGATTTTCCAGGGACAGAATTTGCTGGAAATGGAACCGGAAGAACGTGCTAGGAGTGGGATATTTTTGGCGTTTCAGTATCCTTTAGAGATTCCAGGTGTCAGCAATTTAGATTTCTTGCGCGTGGCGTATAATTCTAAGCGGAAGGCGCAGGGTTTGGAAGAAATTGATGCTTTTGATTTTGACGACTTGGTAGAGGAAAAACTGGAAGTTGTGAAAATGGACTCGGCTTTTCTCAACCGGAGTGTGAATGAAGGTTTCTCTGGTGGTGAAAAAAAGCGCAATGAGATTTTGCAAATGGCGTTACTAGAACCTAAACTGGCAATTCTGGATGAAACAGATTCAGGTTTGGATATTGACGCCCTCAAAATTGTGGCAAATGGGGTGAATCAATTGACTAGTCCTGAGAATGCCACAATTATGATTACTCACTATCAGCGACTGCTTAATTATATTGTGCCGGACTATGTTCATGTGATGGCACAAGGACGAATTATTAAGTCTGGTGGTAAGGAGTTAGCGTTAGAGTTAGAATCTCGTGGTTATGACTGGTTGTTAGATGAATTTGCGGCTGAGGTGGGTGTGTAA
- the sufD gene encoding Fe-S cluster assembly protein SufD: protein MTMQVSPSPIPNSSAASLTGTLLDRDAYLTELLNRVTVSKSEGWLQEVRDRAANWVRHSTLPTTRDEEWRFTDLSALRQVKFSFQPRQISDAKGTPLSLPEAITSRLVFVNGNFAPALSAIANLPPGVKVSNLDNLPAEYQKLLQQYLAQSEGALEVLTALNTAGMTDAAVVWIDKNVMVETPIHLQFITVAEPSIMSLPRCLVVAETGSSITLIEEYTTRTGEVGVLPENTTPEFVGFTNAVTEIWIGENAQVNHTRIQCEYVADFHIGKTAVTQARYSRYTCNAITLGAKISRHNLEILQTGEQTETTLNGLTVIGGNQLADTHSAIALNYPYGTSRQLHKTIVGDRAHAVFNGKVFVPKLAQLTDAAQLNRNLLLSSKARVDTKPQLEITADNVKCAHGATVSQLEDDEIFYLQSRGIDEESARSLLVHAFAAEIIHQVPVPSLCEKLTQTVNRF, encoded by the coding sequence ATGACTATGCAAGTTTCTCCTAGTCCAATTCCTAACTCAAGTGCAGCTAGTTTGACTGGAACTTTGCTAGATAGAGATGCTTATTTAACTGAGTTATTAAATCGGGTGACTGTATCAAAGTCAGAGGGTTGGTTGCAAGAGGTACGCGATCGCGCGGCGAACTGGGTGCGTCATTCGACTCTTCCTACCACCCGCGATGAAGAATGGCGGTTTACTGATTTGTCTGCTTTACGGCAGGTGAAGTTTAGTTTTCAACCGAGACAAATATCAGATGCAAAAGGTACACCTTTATCTCTGCCAGAAGCAATAACAAGTCGTTTAGTATTTGTCAATGGCAATTTTGCACCTGCTTTGTCCGCGATCGCAAACTTGCCACCAGGGGTTAAGGTTAGTAATTTAGATAATTTACCTGCGGAATATCAGAAACTGTTGCAGCAATATTTAGCACAATCTGAGGGTGCGCTGGAAGTGTTAACCGCCCTCAATACTGCTGGAATGACTGATGCAGCAGTAGTTTGGATTGACAAAAATGTGATGGTGGAAACGCCTATTCATCTACAGTTTATAACTGTAGCTGAGCCTTCCATTATGTCTCTACCACGTTGTTTAGTAGTGGCAGAAACTGGTAGCAGCATCACTTTAATTGAAGAGTACACAACTCGCACAGGTGAAGTAGGTGTATTACCTGAGAATACTACTCCAGAATTTGTTGGCTTTACTAATGCGGTAACAGAAATTTGGATTGGAGAAAATGCTCAGGTAAATCATACCCGAATTCAATGCGAATATGTAGCAGATTTCCACATTGGCAAAACTGCCGTTACGCAAGCACGTTACAGTCGCTATACCTGTAATGCGATAACTTTAGGTGCTAAAATTTCGCGCCACAATTTAGAGATTTTGCAAACTGGTGAGCAAACGGAAACCACTTTGAATGGATTGACGGTGATCGGTGGTAATCAGTTAGCAGATACTCACAGTGCCATCGCTCTCAATTATCCTTATGGTACAAGTCGGCAATTGCACAAAACTATCGTAGGCGATCGCGCTCATGCAGTGTTCAATGGCAAAGTTTTTGTTCCTAAACTAGCGCAGCTGACAGACGCAGCACAATTGAATCGCAATTTGCTGCTATCATCTAAAGCCAGAGTTGATACCAAACCCCAATTAGAAATTACCGCAGATAACGTTAAATGCGCTCATGGTGCGACTGTTAGTCAGTTGGAAGACGATGAAATCTTCTACCTGCAAAGTCGGGGTATTGATGAAGAAAGTGCGCGCAGTTTATTAGTTCATGCCTTCGCTGCGGAAATTATTCACCAAGTACCAGTTCCTTCGCTGTGTGAAAAACTCACGCAAACCGTCAACCGATTTTAG